The genomic window TGCCTTTATTTTAAAAGGCATGGAAAATCTCTTTGATAGGGAAAAGAAGTGATGGACGTCAGAAAAATGATCTATACTGAGTCAAGTGAATTAAAATGTGCCACAATCCGGGTGCAGTCTgaataatgagacagagaacattaAGGCTGACACCAAAAAATACCACTTACACCAAGAACATCACAGGTACAAACTCGATGCAAAACTAGTCAAAAAttgaaaagagggaaagaaggaaaaaaaaatgaaaagaagagagtCGAGTGGACCCATCATCTTTGAAGCTTCGCCCAGTTTCCCTCAAGCATACAACCTCTTAATCGTTCTGGTCAATGGAATTCGCCCTCTTAACCGGTGTGGCAGTTGATTTGGTACTGTACAAACCTAAGGACAAGGGCAAAATTCAAAAATCCCAACTGCCTGGCATGAGATCATTGAAATGTGAAGGAGACACTGCCACCCAGTCCCATGCCCCGTGCCTGGAAACAATGACATCTGATGATTTTTGTGTGAGGTATCTCTCTCATGTGAGTCTTTGCTCCAAGATATGGAAATCAGTCAAGTGTTCATGAGTGGTAGAGTCAAaagcacgtacacacacaattTGCCCCAATCCCCACTGTGCCACACAGGAAATCATCCATCATCCAGCTTCTCCTGCAGCAAATGCCTCACAATCAGAGTGTCTGTTTCCTTATTCCTCTTATCAAAAGAACAACggcggggaaaaaaacccctttgaATATATAGAAGCTTCTAAGTAATACATTAGCTTGAGTGCTAATGCAGTTCCTAGTGTCACTATGAAACGTGTATCAGTGGGTGTCTCACAtgcacaatcacactcacacacacactttgggtTACAGTCGTAGTTTCTCCCCTCTATGCAAATGAGTGCATTTTAACAGGAGTACACATCAGGCATCCAGATCCCTTCTCAGGCAAACGTATGCAGTTGCTGTGGCTCACATCAGACACTTTGGGTGATGGTTGATTGTAAAAATGGCAGGAGCATGAATAAACGGAGGATGGCACAgcatttgttgctttttttgggagggggtgggtggaTAACCCTGAGATGCCATCAGAACTCTAGAATCACAGCAATGGGAGATATTGGGGGATGGGAAAGCTACCGAATCAAAGGGATGTAAATgagtaataacaataaaaaaggaGCTCTTTTGCCTCTACACCATTACAATGTTCAGTGCTTATCAGAAGTTGGCTTGAGAAAGACAACAACTCCTTGGAAATACTCTACAGCAGGCTGCCATGTGTCGAGCTATCTGCAGGCATGAGGTGTTCGTCCGGGGGTCTAGCACTCCCCCGGTGCCCGAAGGTGTCATTGACAAAGGACGAGCCATGCTGATCCACTAGGCAGTCTAAATCAGGCGTCAGGGCAAGGAGTGGCGAAGGTGGTGCCACTTCTTCACTGCCGTTTTGCCCGTACCTGTACACGATGCTGTCTGATCTGGTGCTGGTGTCTGCCTCCATCTCCTGTTTAGTTGACGACCGGTCTTTGCACTCTGCATCCTCCATGGTTAGGCACTTGAGGTTGGGGTAGTGTCCAGATTCAGCCATGACCTGATGGAGCTCCTCCCAGGCAGATGGTGCATTGGCACCAGCCTGTGTTGCCTGGCAGAGCAGCTGGGTATGCTGACGGAGCTGGGCGATATCTCGTTCGGTGGCAGCGCTCTGACGCAGAAGCTCCTGTGTGCGAAGCGTGATGTCCAATAAGCCTGACTGGCTAAGGATCTCCACCGTGTTCAGGAAACGCTGATGACGTGCAGAGCCTGACAAAGGTTTGTGACTGGCACCGGACCCAGAGACACAGCTGGGTTCGGTTGCGCGTCTGTGAGGACCTGCTCTGTCCTGGGGGCAAGGTGCAGCGGGGTCACAGGtggatggaggaggaggggatgTTTCAGAACTGGACACGGAGGGTGAGCCCAGACTAAGGGAGGTGGGGGGACTGGAGGGGGGTCTTGGGCTCCGATACTGCTGAGCCACAGCCATTGACTCACAGTCtgctgagagagaacaagaataAGAGTTGGAGCGGTTCTTGGGCTGCTTGAGGAAATGCTGTTTGGGCGTGCTCTTCAGGGCGGTGTTACTAGTGGTGGTGGACACCtcttccctcttctcctccatgCACACCCTCTTACTCAGGCTGTGCTCCTCTGTGGCAGGAGCCCTGCCAGTGGGAGGCTTCTCAGGTGTCTTCTTGCTGGGGTGAGGAGCTATGCGAGGGTAAGAGTTAAGAATGGGGAGGTACAAGTTCTTGTTCTTCTTGCTGGCTCCACTCTCGTGCCCCTGAGGTTGCTGCCGGGGTTTTAGGGCATGTGGGGGGGCGGTGGTTGGGGTTGCTCCTGGCTGCTGCAGCAGGAGGACATGGGTGGGAGCCTGAGTGCCAGACCCTCCTGCTCCCCATGGTGGAGGAGACTGCAGGAGATGCTCCTGACCAGACTGCAccagctgcacagagacagagagagagaaagagaaagaaagaaagaggggcacaaaaaagaggtggagagacagaaTTCGCTCTTGTATGGAACAGTGAGTTTTAAATTACTAATAATGGAAGTGTATTTAAGTTGATAAAATAGGGCTTAAATGCATTTTGACTCGTTTCCAGTTCCTTTTACCTAGCTCCTCTAACTGCCTTTAAAACAGACTATATGGACTTCTGTTGCAATGCCGTCTCAAGAGCATTGCACTCTGACACTCATAGAAATAGTTTAGACCAACATTATTTCTATGTGCAATAATGTCTCATGTTCCTCCAAAtcgttctctctcccttctttacaacccctctgtttttttatttctcacaacctctttccctttctgatCTTTATTGCACTCCATCACCCCCATTCAGTTATTTCTCAATCTTTTCCCATTCATCCACTCCCTTCCCACATAAGCCCCAGTCTATCCAGCTGTCATCCCATCATCTGCTCCCTATCCACATCACCCcatccaccccctcctcctcaatCTCTCACCTGTTTGAGCACTACATTCTTGATGATGAATATAGGGGTGAGTTCAGGAGTGCCAGACACCAAAATATGGCCTGGAGGTTGACTCACTACACTCCGCTGCTCTTCAGCGTCCATCTGCAGTGAGTCTGACCCAGTGTCTTaagcacatgtacacacacacacatacagacagagagagagagaaaatcttaTTTTACTAGATCACAACTAAGAAAAAACAAGCAGATATCTTCTGTCAGAATACATAATGACTTCCATGGTTACAGTAGCAGGCAGACATACGATGCCTTGGTTATGAACGACAGTGTGTGCATCCGAATGCTGAGCCAGACATGGGTATGTCTGTGCTCAGTAGGAATCAGTAAACAACTTTAGGAAGACAGCTTGCAGGATGATCGTGGCTATTGAATTGTGGCAGATGGGAAAGCGTGaaagtgagtgtctgtgagtgttcaTGTGTCAgggtgtatatgagtgtgaatgaaagagagagacagaaagagagaatgtgaacgtgtacatgtacatgtgaaTGTGAAGGTTTGAGCTCAATAACACAGGGAACAGATCGCGTGTTGGGGTAAGTGGAAGCTGAATCACCTGAGGAAACtgactcagagtgtgtgtgtgtgtgtgtgtgtgtgtgcgcgcatgggGATGTCTTGGTTTGCATGTGTGAACTCACCCGAGTAACCCGAGTCTTTCTCCGAGCTACAGCGGGAGCCACGGTCGTTGGCCTCCTGCTGATCATGCGCTCTGGCACGGGATGCCAGCAGGGCGGCGCTGTTGCTCTTGTCCTTAGCATTCTTGCTGGCTGGCCGAGCAGCATGCTCTCGCTCTCCCCCACAGCCCACCTCTTTGGGCATCCTGGTCCCTGaaggcacacagagacaggcaggcagattAAGACGTCCTGACCAATCAGCCAATACTCCTGAGGACTGTCACTGATAAAGATCCACACGCACACGTTGCCACAGTGCATTTGGAGAATTGAGTCAGTGATGATCATTAAAATGAGCTTAAGATTGCAATCAAATCTCTACGGATGACAAATACTCTTGGACAAAGCTAACAGCTTGTCAAGATGTTGACAAAGGGAAAAATGGAAACAATCCATTGTTAAAAGAACTGTACCAAGCAACTCAGAAATGATCTTTTGCTAAATATAACCAATTCATTGCCAGGTCCCTGTTTGTGGAGTTAGGTTTAATTTTCATTGCATTTGGACACATAATAAAGAGGTTTGTTTGAATGCACTGAGGTGTGAAGTGCAATGTTGAGCTTTATAGTGCACTAgacccaataaaaaaaaaaatcacagttgaaatgtgtatttaatcCTCTGTTGAGTTACATCAACACTAAACAGAGCCAAGATTAAATTTTGTTAGCGTATGGAGtggttttattgtgttttaattATCACTGCAGCTCTAACATAATGAGTTAACAGACATGCTTAAATGGCTGCCACAAAAGGCATTGGAAAAATATGAGGAAAACTGGATCTTTCAATGGGTGCTGACTGAGTCAAAAGAAATACAAGATACAGTGTAGGTTACCTTAACAAActcaggaaaaaataaaaagccacCAAAGTCCATTTTGACTTGTGGTTTCTTTCACCCTACCAAGGACACATACAATAGCTTCTCAGTTTAGCCTAAAAATAGTCACTGGCCACACTGTTtcctcctaaaaaaaaatgtttaactgcTATTACTTGGTaagaaattgtttaaaattgCAAGCTGGGTATGCAAAGTACCATACTTTGAGTTTAAATATTGGACATCCATCAAAAGCTATATATAATCACACTACATGTGACCTCTTCGCTCCAACTCATTCATATCTCTCTcagcacccccctccccaagttGATCAGGGCACAATTTACACTGTCAGCACACTCTCAACCACGTGTTCGGATACAGAAGCATCACTGATCACCATGCCACACACAGCTTCTCGCACTCACCAACTCATCATATAAACTGCCAATGACACGGATGTTTCCGAAAAGCCCTTGTACCAGTCACATTGGTTTAGGATCAACAGGCGCATATGTTTTAAGTCTTTTGATTGACAAGCCATCAGTTTAAGGTAATTTGTAGGTGCGGGTATCCAgatttaaaaccaaaacaattacCACGCGGGCCACGTGACTGATCATTTAAACGCACAAAATCACGTCGAAAAGTTTACAAAAAGCATTCCGATTTTGGCGAAACATGACTAAAATTCCCCATTGTTACGATGAAAGACTGGTACAATCtcataaaaaaatcaacagtcATTACAACAATAACATGAAAAGCGTAAATACTGTTACAATATCTCCCAGTGACTATTTTCCGCTATGGAATTAATGTAAGAGCTTTCTTGTAAAGTCGGGCACATCACAGATAATACATGCGTTTCAATTAAGGCAGTATTTAATAAGGTGTAGCAAAGCATTGTCTATGCCGTAATGGCCGAGCAAGTCCAAGTCTCCTCTGTGAACcataccccccctccccatcctccTCCGCACCTCTGACTGTTATGTAATACTACAACTTGGCATGGAGTGCCAAAAAAAGCCACTGCCTGTACTTCCTCCTGTTTCAGTCGTAAATACGATATTAAAAGAAGGTGCTTTATGCGTTGTCAGAGTCAGAAGACAAACACAAcctgcttatttttttttttaaatagatcaAGCCTAACACAATGCTACTCATGAGTTTCTCAGTGTCAGGAAGTTAAAAAGACTGAACAGAGATGATTCACAGAATTTCAAAGCAATATCCAGTATGTCTACTCTTAACCTCGTGAAGTGTCAGTACAGCGAAGACGAAATAAATAGGTGGTTGACATACCTCAAAAGATTTTGAACACTGTTCCCTAGTCCAGAATATTTGGATCCTTACTCCTCTACTGCCCCGCTGTATCACAGGGCACCTTAACTCCCTCTCCGAACACTT from Chanos chanos chromosome 2, fChaCha1.1, whole genome shotgun sequence includes these protein-coding regions:
- the si:ch211-132b12.7 gene encoding CLOCK-interacting pacemaker isoform X2, with translation MPKEVGCGGEREHAARPASKNAKDKSNSAALLASRARAHDQQEANDRGSRCSSEKDSGYSDTGSDSLQMDAEEQRSVVSQPPGHILVSGTPELTPIFIIKNVVLKQLVQSGQEHLLQSPPPWGAGGSGTQAPTHVLLLQQPGATPTTAPPHALKPRQQPQGHESGASKKNKNLYLPILNSYPRIAPHPSKKTPEKPPTGRAPATEEHSLSKRVCMEEKREEVSTTTSNTALKSTPKQHFLKQPKNRSNSYSCSLSADCESMAVAQQYRSPRPPSSPPTSLSLGSPSVSSSETSPPPPSTCDPAAPCPQDRAGPHRRATEPSCVSGSGASHKPLSGSARHQRFLNTVEILSQSGLLDITLRTQELLRQSAATERDIAQLRQHTQLLCQATQAGANAPSAWEELHQVMAESGHYPNLKCLTMEDAECKDRSSTKQEMEADTSTRSDSIVYRYGQNGSEEVAPPSPLLALTPDLDCLVDQHGSSFVNDTFGHRGSARPPDEHLMPADSSTHGSLL
- the si:ch211-132b12.7 gene encoding CLOCK-interacting pacemaker isoform X1 yields the protein MQLHRKGTRMPKEVGCGGEREHAARPASKNAKDKSNSAALLASRARAHDQQEANDRGSRCSSEKDSGYSDTGSDSLQMDAEEQRSVVSQPPGHILVSGTPELTPIFIIKNVVLKQLVQSGQEHLLQSPPPWGAGGSGTQAPTHVLLLQQPGATPTTAPPHALKPRQQPQGHESGASKKNKNLYLPILNSYPRIAPHPSKKTPEKPPTGRAPATEEHSLSKRVCMEEKREEVSTTTSNTALKSTPKQHFLKQPKNRSNSYSCSLSADCESMAVAQQYRSPRPPSSPPTSLSLGSPSVSSSETSPPPPSTCDPAAPCPQDRAGPHRRATEPSCVSGSGASHKPLSGSARHQRFLNTVEILSQSGLLDITLRTQELLRQSAATERDIAQLRQHTQLLCQATQAGANAPSAWEELHQVMAESGHYPNLKCLTMEDAECKDRSSTKQEMEADTSTRSDSIVYRYGQNGSEEVAPPSPLLALTPDLDCLVDQHGSSFVNDTFGHRGSARPPDEHLMPADSSTHGSLL